The Stomoxys calcitrans chromosome 3, idStoCalc2.1, whole genome shotgun sequence genome includes a region encoding these proteins:
- the LOC106087836 gene encoding uncharacterized protein LOC106087836 isoform X2 — translation METSFSSCTDANSPTDTICSSESSAMMCKSHLQYDQHSSEEELEVINGPSSVAAAEAAAHASTNVLTTVRGTSSLISERGTSSLDPDELQGEAAALKRSSSTLVENRKRSLAHSSDDDLRNFLEPILTPVNFRTSPPLEAFKPNRSHMYRSTTPLILQEARCGIENIKLCDNSVNDENGGAAASGMVGNNGDSSCGAMGANEEENAENNADSAMGGGGHHSTGSIIKMKMSGSTSSHHIYQPQAKHNFHFNSSRSSPASTTGLDVEVRSVSPPAKLFHCAISPRRRPMRTPHNSQRLQRPHRPCLDFDKMQQSICGVLLMKWFEI, via the exons gttttagTTCCTGCACAGATGCAAACTCTCCGACCGATACAATTTGTTCATCAGAATCTTCTGCGATGATGTGTAAATCCCACCTTCAGTACGATCAGCATAGTTCCGAGGAAGAGCTTGAAGTTATCAATGGACCTTCATCGGTGGCTGCGGCTGAGGCGGCGGCCCATGCGAGCACCAATGTGCTGACAACAGTGCGTGGCACATCATCGCTGATATCAGAACGTGGCACCTCATCGTTGGATCCCGATGAGTTGCAGGGAGAAGCAGCGGCATTAAAAAGGTCCAGTTCCACATTGGTGGAGAATCGTAAACGATCACTGGCACACAGTTCCGATGATGAT TTACGAAATTTCTTGGAACCGATTTTAACGCCTGTCAACTTTCGCACATCACCGCCTTTGGAGGCTTTCAAGCCGAATCGTAGCCACATGTATCGCTCGACAACGCCACTCATCTTGCAGGAGGCACGTTGTGGCATTGAAAATATTAAGTTATGTGATAATAGTGTTAATGATGAAAACGGTGGAGCAGCTGCATCAGGGATGGTGGGCAACAACGGCGATTCCTCGTGTGGGGCCATGGGTGCCAACGAGGAAGAAAATGCCGAAAATAATGCCGACAGCGCAATGGGCGGCGGTGGCCATCACAGCACCGGCAGCATTATCAAAATGAAGATGAGCGGCTCGACCAGCAGCCATCACATTTATCAACCTCAAGCCAagcataattttcattttaatagtTCGCGCAGTAGTCCTGCCTCCACGACTGGTCTCGATGTTGAGGTACGATCGGTTAGTCCACCAGCGAAACTCTTCCATTGTGCAATATCACCGAGACGCCGACCCATGCGCACACCACACAACTCACAGCGGTTGCAGAGACCGCACAGGCCatgtttagattttgataaaatgcaGCAG